A window from Kovacikia minuta CCNUW1 encodes these proteins:
- a CDS encoding tetratricopeptide repeat protein — MISTETGSLKDSNCLRQINELHCDYGQALINAKRFEAALAVFSHIVETEPNHVLAWYNKGNALASLERYQDALHSFDQAIQIKPDFYPAWTFRGIMLIQLDRPAEALESCQQALEIQPHDREAWIFHGAALQRLGRYKEAYASYNKATGTTSSSQQSLWQRLSHKINDACRFAWTHSPAVFR, encoded by the coding sequence ATGATTTCCACAGAAACTGGCTCGCTTAAAGATTCAAATTGCCTTCGACAAATTAATGAACTGCACTGCGATTATGGCCAGGCACTCATCAACGCAAAACGCTTCGAGGCTGCCCTGGCTGTTTTTAGCCACATTGTTGAAACTGAACCGAATCATGTACTTGCCTGGTACAACAAAGGAAATGCCCTGGCAAGTTTAGAACGTTACCAGGACGCACTACACAGTTTTGACCAAGCCATTCAAATAAAGCCCGATTTCTATCCTGCCTGGACTTTCCGTGGAATCATGCTGATTCAACTCGATCGCCCCGCCGAAGCTCTCGAAAGTTGTCAGCAAGCTCTAGAAATCCAACCCCACGATCGCGAAGCCTGGATCTTTCATGGAGCAGCCCTCCAGCGTTTGGGACGCTATAAGGAAGCCTACGCCAGTTATAACAAAGCAACCGGAACAACCAGCAGCAGCCAGCAATCGCTTTGGCAAAGATTGAGCCACAAGATAAATGATGCCTGCCGTTTTGCCTGGACCCACTCGCCAGCAGTTTTCAGATAA